In Alteromonas mediterranea DE, a single genomic region encodes these proteins:
- a CDS encoding tetratricopeptide repeat protein: protein MNARILVTILFCFVVGGCTSTNNNQADATPILLNDSLFPSFSLFPVEPPEEIFYLDEDAQQFAEKAVHEKSILQKNVKGLVKAIFDHSDRGMLYRNSANTTANTTFNNRAANCLSLSIMTLALAEHVGLTATFYEVDIPEYWTRREGFSLLNGHINLRISLPNESPVASVGGTWADVDFDPQMLRNYFPRKAVSRDKVIAMFYNNKGADALVANSYTRAYSYFRAAAKISPALQQTWVNLGVLYRMVDEYEQAELAYKHALALDDENLTAWENLSILYTYQNKDDAALKITQMVEAKRKNNPFYHYILGEQAFEAGKADVAITHYERGLRLDNARHELLFGMAKAFHELGDVSKATRYLKHAVKHSPNEQEKQRYSSKLASLASR from the coding sequence ATGAATGCTCGAATTCTTGTAACAATACTGTTTTGTTTTGTAGTTGGTGGGTGCACGTCTACTAATAACAATCAGGCAGATGCTACACCAATATTATTAAACGATAGCCTCTTTCCCTCTTTTAGTTTGTTTCCCGTCGAGCCGCCCGAAGAGATTTTTTACTTAGATGAAGACGCACAGCAATTTGCAGAAAAAGCCGTGCATGAAAAAAGCATTTTACAAAAAAATGTGAAAGGGTTAGTAAAGGCCATTTTCGATCATTCTGACCGCGGGATGCTTTATCGAAACAGTGCCAATACTACAGCAAATACCACGTTTAATAACCGCGCTGCCAATTGCCTTTCATTGTCTATTATGACTCTGGCGTTAGCTGAACACGTTGGGCTTACCGCCACTTTTTATGAAGTAGATATCCCAGAGTATTGGACTCGCCGTGAAGGATTTAGCTTGCTTAACGGGCATATTAATTTGCGTATTTCACTACCTAATGAAAGCCCTGTAGCCTCGGTTGGCGGAACGTGGGCAGATGTAGATTTCGACCCTCAAATGTTACGCAATTACTTCCCAAGAAAGGCAGTATCGAGAGACAAGGTTATAGCTATGTTTTACAACAATAAGGGCGCTGACGCTTTAGTGGCGAACAGTTATACCCGAGCCTACAGCTATTTTAGAGCCGCAGCCAAAATCTCCCCTGCGTTACAGCAGACCTGGGTAAATTTGGGCGTTTTGTACCGAATGGTTGATGAGTACGAGCAAGCTGAGTTGGCCTACAAGCATGCGTTAGCACTGGACGATGAAAACTTAACGGCTTGGGAAAACTTATCGATTCTTTATACCTATCAAAATAAAGATGATGCGGCCCTAAAGATAACTCAAATGGTAGAGGCTAAACGTAAAAATAACCCGTTTTATCACTATATCTTAGGTGAGCAGGCCTTCGAGGCTGGAAAAGCCGATGTGGCAATAACCCATTACGAGCGAGGGCTTAGGCTTGATAACGCACGTCATGAACTATTGTTTGGAATGGCAAAAGCATTTCATGAGCTAGGTGATGTGAGTAAAGCAACGCGTTATCTTAAGCACGCAGTTAAGCATTCTCCGAACGAGCAAGAAAAACAGCGTTATTCGTCTAAATTAGCGTCGTTGGCTAGTCGCTAA
- a CDS encoding MAPEG family protein yields MFAVYTYSIAGLLLIIFTVFVQNIVAAIAHRRQSQYIPGKVSDELSHDSFVFRSHRTFHNSLENVHQFTLPAILCMFLGAPTTLLALLIWIYALCRIMHMGLYYAIATEKNPSPRSYFYMIGVLCTVGVFGLAIFQLFM; encoded by the coding sequence ATGTTCGCTGTCTATACCTATAGCATTGCCGGCCTGTTACTGATTATTTTTACTGTGTTTGTTCAAAACATCGTGGCCGCCATTGCACACAGAAGACAATCCCAGTATATCCCGGGTAAAGTTAGTGATGAGTTAAGTCATGATAGTTTTGTATTTAGAAGCCACCGAACCTTTCATAATTCGTTAGAGAACGTACACCAATTTACGCTTCCTGCCATTCTATGCATGTTTTTAGGCGCACCAACAACGCTATTAGCGTTACTAATATGGATATATGCATTATGCCGAATAATGCATATGGGGCTATACTACGCAATAGCTACGGAAAAAAACCCTAGCCCCAGAAGCTATTTCTACATGATTGGCGTGCTTTGTACAGTTGGCGTGTTTGGACTTGCGATTTTCCAATTATTTATGTAG
- a CDS encoding diguanylate cyclase domain-containing protein: MYIEQVGERTLKDCKVLIVDDQASSRLVLETLLEDTVPCTSVSSGQEAIEYCKFHTPDLILMDVSMPELDGHQTTALLRSKPLCAHIPIIFVTSSSTDEEETRCWDSGCVDFVVKPVNACTLRNRVKSHINHKLRNDLLEKLIYVDKLTGAYNRHYLDDYLPRLVKDELRTSTPLALVIFDIDHFKLFNDMYGHLDGDSCLWKVSKTINDALLRPMDKLVRIGGEEFLVILPNTDVEGATAVTERLLKTVYDLNIPHSASGYGRITLSAGLAIKHDDASKTIDHVMLEADKNLYAAKTSGRNQLKAPSVVIKSISENHHAHLPIKSQSE; the protein is encoded by the coding sequence GTGTATATTGAGCAAGTTGGCGAGCGTACTTTAAAAGATTGTAAAGTGCTTATCGTTGACGACCAAGCCAGCAGCAGACTTGTACTGGAAACATTACTTGAGGACACGGTTCCCTGTACTTCTGTGAGTTCAGGACAGGAGGCTATTGAGTACTGTAAGTTTCACACGCCTGATTTAATCTTAATGGACGTGTCAATGCCTGAACTCGATGGGCATCAAACCACCGCGCTTCTAAGGAGTAAGCCTTTATGCGCTCACATCCCTATCATTTTTGTTACTTCATCGAGTACCGATGAAGAAGAGACTCGGTGCTGGGACTCTGGATGCGTTGATTTTGTGGTGAAACCTGTAAATGCATGTACTCTACGGAACCGAGTGAAATCACATATTAATCATAAGCTGAGGAACGACCTGCTCGAAAAGCTCATTTATGTAGACAAACTAACTGGTGCGTACAATCGGCACTACCTTGATGACTACCTTCCTCGGCTAGTAAAAGATGAGCTTCGAACCTCTACTCCCCTTGCCTTAGTCATATTCGACATCGATCATTTCAAACTCTTTAATGATATGTATGGCCATTTAGACGGCGATAGTTGTTTATGGAAGGTCAGCAAGACCATTAATGATGCGCTGCTACGCCCCATGGATAAGCTGGTAAGAATTGGCGGCGAAGAGTTTCTGGTCATATTGCCTAACACTGATGTGGAAGGGGCAACAGCAGTGACCGAGCGTCTGCTGAAAACTGTTTACGATTTAAATATTCCACACTCTGCATCTGGATACGGGCGCATTACACTAAGCGCAGGGCTCGCCATTAAACATGATGATGCTAGCAAAACAATCGACCATGTCATGCTGGAAGCCGATAAGAATTTATATGCGGCAAAAACATCTGGAAGAAACCAATTGAAAGCGCCTTCGGTAGTGATAAAAAGCATTTCTGAAAATCACCACGCCCATCTTCCAATCAA